Proteins from one Vibrio pomeroyi genomic window:
- the xdhC gene encoding xanthine dehydrogenase accessory protein XdhC: protein MFKDNWIHELAKLEENYEPCVMVTVLEDRGSVPRDAGTKMLVTRDRIIATIGGGHLEHVATKMAREMLIASEKSLKVERFNLGARLGQCCGGMATLSFEPIGTQQNHLVLFGAGHVAKALLHIVATLPFRVTWIDEREEVFPETLPHGVKKLVSDDPVGEVKHMPPNSYYLVMTHNHQLDFDLTKAIIDREDSRYFGMIGSLTKRKKFDFRLEQRGYSQEQIETMICPIGISAVNGKHPAEIAVSVAGELIAHYQGQALEQKRPTKQYRNQDLTDQHSQPSDVGEPPLEEKIA, encoded by the coding sequence ATGTTTAAGGATAATTGGATTCACGAACTGGCAAAACTGGAAGAGAACTACGAGCCATGTGTGATGGTGACAGTGCTTGAAGACAGAGGCTCAGTGCCGCGCGATGCGGGTACCAAGATGCTTGTCACTCGTGACCGAATCATCGCTACGATTGGTGGTGGTCACCTTGAACATGTGGCCACTAAAATGGCGCGCGAAATGCTGATTGCCAGCGAAAAATCACTCAAAGTGGAACGCTTCAACCTAGGTGCTCGTTTAGGCCAATGTTGTGGTGGTATGGCTACATTGAGCTTTGAACCAATAGGCACTCAACAGAATCACCTTGTGCTGTTTGGCGCTGGCCACGTTGCCAAAGCGCTGCTGCACATTGTTGCGACCCTACCCTTCCGTGTGACCTGGATTGATGAACGTGAAGAAGTGTTCCCTGAAACGCTACCGCACGGTGTGAAAAAGCTTGTCTCAGACGATCCAGTCGGAGAAGTGAAACACATGCCGCCGAACAGCTATTACCTTGTGATGACGCATAACCACCAGCTTGATTTCGACTTAACTAAAGCCATTATCGACCGTGAAGACAGCCGTTACTTCGGCATGATCGGCTCGCTCACTAAGCGTAAGAAGTTCGACTTCCGCTTAGAGCAACGTGGCTACAGCCAAGAACAAATCGAAACCATGATTTGCCCGATTGGTATTAGCGCTGTGAATGGCAAACATCCTGCCGAAATTGCGGTATCGGTTGCGGGTGAACTGATCGCACACTATCAAGGCCAAGCGCTTGAACAAAAGCGCCCAACCAAACAATATCGAAATCAGGATTTGACCGATCAACACAGTCAACCAAGCGATGTAGGCGAACCACCATTGGAAGAGAAGATCGCCTAA
- the xdhB gene encoding xanthine dehydrogenase molybdopterin binding subunit — protein MSNSNSSVHKSNAMTHEEMVTIAKQDLKTGVGKSVKHDSAAKQVTGEAVYIDDRLEFPNQLHVYARLSTQAHANITKIDLSPCYEFEGVAIAIQAKDVPGELDIGAILPGDPLLADGKVEYYGQPVIAVAANDLETARKAAHAAIIEYEELPAILDVKEALAKEHFVTESHTQQRGDSKAALAKAKHVISGDLEIGGQEHFYLETQISSVMPTEDGGMIVYTSTQNPTEVQKLVAEVIGVPMHKVVIDMRRMGGGFGGKETQAASPACMAAVISHLTGRPTKMRLLRNEDMQQTGKRHPFYNQYTVGFDDNGVIQGADITVAGNCGYSPDLSSSIVDRAMFHSDNAYYLGDATVVGHRCKTNTASNTAYRGFGGPQGMMTIEHIMDEIARYLKKDPLEVRKANYYGEEGRNVTHYYQTVEDNFLPEITEQLERSSDYHARRKEIAEFNKQSPILKKGLAITPVKFGISFTATFLNQAGALIHIYTDGSIHLNHGGTEMGQGLNIKVAQIVAQEFQVDVERIQITATNTDKVPNTSPTAASSGADLNGKAAQNAAITIKQRLIDFASSHFKVWPEEVVFKNGMVQIRDEIMTFNSFVELAWFNQISLSSTGFYRTPKIYYDHEKARGRPFYYYAYGASCSEVIIDTLTGENKILRVDILHDVGASLNPAIDLGQVEGGFVQGVGWLTTEELVWNQQGRLMTNGPASYKIPAIADMPIDFRTHLLENRSNPEDTVFNSKAVGEPPFMLGMSVWSALKDAISYVAVDGAIPKLNTPATPERILMAIQEVTETAPTSVDAQSETA, from the coding sequence ATGTCTAATTCAAATTCCTCTGTTCACAAGAGCAATGCGATGACCCACGAAGAGATGGTTACCATTGCAAAACAAGACCTAAAAACTGGCGTAGGCAAAAGCGTTAAACACGACAGTGCAGCCAAGCAAGTCACGGGCGAAGCGGTATACATTGACGACCGCCTAGAGTTCCCAAATCAGCTGCACGTTTACGCTCGCCTGAGCACTCAAGCGCACGCCAACATCACCAAGATAGATTTATCACCGTGTTACGAATTTGAAGGCGTGGCTATTGCCATTCAAGCCAAAGACGTTCCGGGTGAACTGGATATCGGTGCGATACTTCCAGGTGACCCACTGCTTGCTGACGGCAAGGTTGAATACTACGGCCAACCGGTAATTGCGGTAGCAGCAAACGATCTAGAAACCGCACGCAAAGCCGCGCACGCAGCCATTATTGAATACGAAGAGCTACCAGCGATTCTTGATGTAAAAGAAGCGCTAGCAAAAGAGCACTTCGTAACAGAAAGCCACACTCAACAGCGTGGTGACTCGAAAGCCGCACTGGCAAAAGCAAAACACGTGATCTCTGGCGACCTAGAGATCGGCGGACAAGAACACTTCTACCTAGAAACCCAAATCAGTAGCGTAATGCCAACCGAAGACGGCGGCATGATCGTCTACACCTCGACTCAAAACCCAACCGAAGTTCAAAAACTGGTTGCGGAAGTGATTGGCGTTCCGATGCACAAAGTGGTGATTGATATGCGTCGTATGGGTGGTGGTTTCGGTGGTAAAGAGACTCAAGCAGCCTCTCCAGCCTGTATGGCTGCGGTGATTTCCCACCTTACAGGCCGACCTACCAAAATGCGTCTGCTGCGTAATGAAGACATGCAGCAAACCGGTAAACGCCACCCGTTCTACAATCAATACACAGTCGGTTTTGACGACAATGGTGTGATTCAAGGTGCAGACATTACCGTTGCAGGTAACTGTGGTTACTCACCAGACTTATCAAGCTCTATCGTCGACCGTGCAATGTTCCACTCAGACAACGCTTACTACTTAGGCGATGCAACTGTGGTTGGTCATCGATGCAAAACCAACACAGCATCGAACACTGCGTATCGTGGCTTTGGTGGCCCGCAAGGCATGATGACTATCGAACACATCATGGATGAGATTGCGCGTTACCTGAAAAAAGATCCTTTGGAAGTACGTAAGGCGAACTACTACGGCGAAGAAGGCCGTAACGTAACCCATTACTACCAAACCGTTGAAGACAACTTTTTACCTGAGATAACCGAACAGCTTGAACGCAGCAGTGACTATCACGCACGTCGTAAAGAAATCGCTGAGTTCAACAAGCAAAGCCCTATCTTGAAGAAAGGCCTAGCGATCACACCTGTGAAATTCGGCATCTCGTTTACTGCGACTTTCTTAAACCAAGCAGGTGCGCTCATCCATATCTACACCGATGGCAGTATTCATTTGAATCACGGTGGTACGGAAATGGGGCAAGGCTTGAACATCAAAGTGGCACAAATCGTTGCACAGGAGTTCCAAGTCGATGTCGAACGTATCCAGATCACCGCTACAAACACAGACAAAGTTCCGAACACATCACCAACCGCAGCCTCATCGGGCGCCGACCTCAACGGTAAGGCCGCGCAAAACGCCGCAATAACCATTAAGCAGCGCCTGATAGACTTCGCTTCTTCGCACTTCAAAGTGTGGCCTGAGGAGGTGGTGTTTAAGAACGGTATGGTGCAGATCCGCGATGAAATCATGACGTTCAACTCGTTTGTTGAACTGGCTTGGTTTAATCAAATCTCGCTATCGAGCACTGGCTTCTACCGCACTCCAAAGATCTATTACGATCACGAGAAAGCGCGCGGCCGCCCGTTCTATTACTACGCATACGGCGCATCTTGTTCAGAAGTCATCATCGATACCCTAACTGGCGAAAACAAGATTCTTCGAGTTGATATTCTGCATGACGTGGGCGCTTCATTGAACCCAGCAATTGATCTCGGCCAAGTCGAAGGTGGTTTTGTGCAAGGTGTCGGTTGGTTAACAACGGAGGAGTTGGTTTGGAACCAACAAGGCCGCTTAATGACCAATGGCCCGGCGAGTTACAAGATCCCTGCGATTGCTGATATGCCGATTGATTTCAGAACGCACCTTTTGGAAAACCGCAGCAACCCAGAGGACACAGTATTCAACTCGAAAGCCGTGGGTGAACCACCTTTCATGTTAGGTATGTCGGTATGGAGCGCACTGAAAGATGCGATTAGCTATGTCGCTGTCGATGGTGCGATTCCTAAGCTCAACACACCTGCAACGCCAGAACGCATTCTGATGGCGATACAGGAAGTCACTGAAACGGCTCCGACTTCGGTCGATGCACAATCAGAAACGGCTTAG
- the xdhA gene encoding xanthine dehydrogenase small subunit, giving the protein MTVLNYLRTKVNKTGTKEGCGSGDCGACTVVLGEVVNGQLQYRSVNSCLTFVSALHGKQLITVEDLQNRDKSLHPVQKAVVDFHGSQCGYCTPGFIMSMFALGKNKPDASKEDVMESLAGNLCRCTGYRPIVDAAMSLSTDQPLIDQFAELERNTIKKLEDIQDTEANLRLGHLTAFSPKSTDELAKLFQAHPNAKLVAGGTDLALEVTQFHREIETLISVNLVEDMKVCEETDTDLIIGANLPISDSYALLKKHYPDFGELLHRFASLQVRNQGTIGGNVANASPIGDTPPLLIALNAKIKLRCGDESRTMPIEDYFISYKVTAQKESEFIEHIIIPKPTNDSFRAYKLSKRLDDDISAVCGAFDIQIEDGKVSYARIAFGGMAATPKRAARCENTLLGKPWTDANIKLAMQELYNDFEPLSDFRASQEYRSLSAANMLRRYFIEQQNKNNQIETRVTSYV; this is encoded by the coding sequence ATGACAGTGCTCAACTACCTTCGTACCAAGGTTAATAAAACTGGTACCAAAGAAGGTTGTGGGTCCGGTGACTGTGGCGCATGTACCGTCGTTTTAGGTGAAGTGGTTAATGGACAGCTGCAATACCGCTCGGTGAACTCTTGCCTTACGTTCGTTTCAGCGCTGCATGGCAAGCAACTGATCACAGTAGAAGATCTACAAAACCGAGATAAGTCACTGCACCCTGTACAAAAAGCGGTGGTTGATTTTCACGGTTCACAGTGTGGTTACTGCACGCCGGGCTTCATCATGTCGATGTTTGCGCTAGGCAAGAACAAACCCGATGCGAGCAAAGAAGATGTCATGGAATCATTGGCGGGTAACTTATGTCGCTGTACGGGCTACCGACCAATTGTTGATGCTGCAATGTCGCTTTCAACAGACCAACCTTTGATCGACCAGTTCGCTGAACTTGAACGCAACACCATCAAGAAGCTAGAAGATATTCAAGACACCGAAGCCAACTTACGCCTTGGTCACCTCACCGCTTTTTCCCCGAAAAGCACGGATGAGTTGGCCAAGCTTTTTCAAGCGCATCCGAACGCTAAGCTGGTTGCTGGCGGCACGGATTTAGCACTGGAAGTGACGCAATTCCATCGCGAGATTGAAACACTGATCAGCGTAAACCTTGTCGAAGACATGAAGGTATGCGAAGAAACTGACACCGATTTAATCATTGGTGCCAACCTGCCTATCAGTGATTCATACGCACTGCTGAAAAAACACTACCCAGATTTTGGTGAACTGCTACACCGCTTTGCTTCACTGCAAGTGCGTAACCAAGGCACCATCGGCGGTAATGTTGCGAATGCTTCACCTATCGGTGACACCCCTCCTCTGCTGATTGCCCTTAACGCAAAGATCAAACTTCGTTGCGGTGATGAGTCACGCACCATGCCGATCGAAGATTACTTCATCAGCTACAAAGTGACGGCCCAGAAAGAGAGTGAATTCATCGAACATATCATCATTCCTAAGCCAACTAACGACAGCTTCCGAGCTTACAAGCTGTCTAAACGTTTAGACGATGACATCTCTGCGGTATGTGGTGCGTTCGATATTCAAATTGAAGACGGCAAGGTTTCTTACGCTCGTATCGCCTTTGGTGGTATGGCTGCAACGCCTAAGCGCGCGGCGCGTTGTGAAAACACGTTATTAGGCAAACCGTGGACAGACGCTAATATTAAGTTAGCGATGCAGGAACTGTATAACGACTTTGAGCCGCTATCCGATTTCCGTGCAAGCCAAGAATACCGTTCATTGTCGGCAGCAAATATGTTGCGTCGCTACTTCATTGAACAGCAGAACAAAAACAACCAAATCGAAACAAGGGTAACGTCTTATGTCTAA
- a CDS encoding GntR family transcriptional regulator produces the protein MTALKNSVSKGVKTKVTGQTQDDVVYCHIFDAILEQRLPPATKLSEEALAEIFGVSRTIIRRALLRLSLEQVVVIRPNRGAMIAAPTVDEAKQIFKAREVMELAITELAVKNATKAQIEECRKLVAKENCAFDQGDYGSGLRLSGEFHIKLAEMAENAPLLAFQRSLVSQTSLLIAQYETGNHSNCSLDEHEGLLDAIESGDEEQAVELMKEHLSHIRSKLNLDSSTASSDLHVVFSDLLKNKS, from the coding sequence ATGACAGCTCTCAAAAATTCTGTCTCCAAAGGTGTAAAAACAAAAGTAACAGGCCAGACTCAAGACGATGTTGTTTACTGCCATATCTTCGACGCGATACTAGAACAAAGGCTGCCACCAGCCACCAAATTAAGCGAAGAAGCGTTAGCAGAAATATTTGGCGTTAGCCGCACTATCATTCGCCGTGCCTTATTGCGTCTCTCTTTAGAACAAGTTGTGGTGATCCGTCCAAACCGAGGTGCCATGATTGCTGCGCCAACGGTAGACGAAGCCAAACAGATATTTAAAGCGCGTGAAGTGATGGAGCTTGCTATCACCGAACTTGCAGTGAAAAACGCAACCAAAGCTCAGATCGAAGAGTGTAGAAAATTGGTCGCGAAAGAGAACTGTGCCTTTGACCAAGGTGACTACGGCTCTGGCTTACGTTTGTCTGGTGAGTTCCACATCAAACTGGCAGAGATGGCAGAAAACGCACCACTGCTTGCCTTCCAGCGCAGCCTAGTGTCGCAAACCTCACTGCTGATCGCTCAATACGAAACAGGTAATCACTCGAACTGTTCTTTGGATGAACACGAAGGATTGCTTGATGCGATTGAGTCTGGCGATGAAGAGCAAGCCGTCGAGTTGATGAAAGAACACTTGAGCCACATTCGTTCTAAGCTCAACCTGGACAGCAGCACCGCATCGAGCGACCTGCATGTTGTGTTCTCAGATTTGCTTAAGAACAAATCATAA
- a CDS encoding DNA-3-methyladenine glycosylase I, whose translation MTQEKFDTIYQRAAHRKGGAAELEKIVRAPLSQAELSQITDDRWLAAFTEKVFQCGISWNVVRKKWPQFEEVFFEFDIEKMLMLPNEMWEQKAQDPRIIRHLTKVMTIPANAMMIHNAKREADSFSQMVADWPSERITELWDYLKKHGKRLGGNTGAYTLRQMGKDTFILSSDVEAHLRSTDVVDSGRNTKRAQVAASKAFNEWQQQSGRTLSEISQIVAYSCGDNRV comes from the coding sequence ATGACCCAAGAAAAATTCGACACCATTTATCAACGTGCCGCTCACCGTAAAGGCGGCGCAGCAGAGCTCGAAAAGATTGTTCGTGCACCTCTTTCACAAGCCGAGTTATCACAAATTACCGACGACCGTTGGTTGGCAGCCTTTACAGAAAAGGTATTCCAGTGTGGTATTTCGTGGAATGTAGTGAGGAAGAAATGGCCGCAATTTGAAGAAGTGTTCTTTGAGTTCGACATCGAAAAAATGCTGATGCTGCCGAATGAGATGTGGGAGCAGAAAGCACAAGATCCACGCATTATTCGCCACCTCACTAAAGTGATGACCATCCCTGCCAACGCAATGATGATCCACAATGCCAAGCGTGAAGCCGATTCATTCTCACAAATGGTTGCCGACTGGCCATCAGAACGCATTACAGAACTTTGGGATTACCTGAAGAAACACGGTAAGCGATTAGGTGGTAACACAGGTGCTTACACCTTGCGCCAGATGGGCAAAGACACATTCATCTTATCTTCTGACGTAGAAGCGCACTTGCGCAGTACAGATGTGGTTGATAGCGGCCGGAACACTAAGCGCGCACAAGTTGCGGCAAGTAAGGCTTTCAACGAGTGGCAGCAACAGTCAGGTCGTACCCTGAGCGAAATAAGCCAGATCGTCGCCTACAGCTGTGGCGATAATCGCGTCTAG
- a CDS encoding GNAT family N-acetyltransferase — translation MEINRFKASDADEIVTWFTSLEDYVLWGGRTFGWPLEAASIIERSQESHVELYTFSTSSTNSNANDLLGFMEFQRMSDSELRFCRVAIHPNQRGKGLGQSMIESALEAAKQIPDVTTISLAVFQQNIGAKRCYDKAGFQVVDKEPKFKEFNGKTWPLYQMELKLS, via the coding sequence ATGGAAATAAACCGCTTTAAAGCATCCGATGCCGACGAGATCGTCACTTGGTTCACATCCCTAGAAGACTACGTACTGTGGGGAGGACGAACCTTTGGTTGGCCGTTAGAAGCCGCCTCCATCATCGAACGCTCTCAAGAGTCACATGTCGAGCTTTACACATTCTCCACGTCTAGCACTAACTCGAATGCCAATGACTTGCTCGGTTTTATGGAGTTTCAACGTATGTCAGACAGTGAACTTCGCTTTTGCCGAGTTGCAATTCACCCAAACCAACGAGGCAAAGGGCTTGGGCAATCCATGATAGAAAGTGCATTAGAAGCGGCGAAACAAATCCCTGATGTCACCACCATCAGCTTGGCAGTCTTTCAGCAGAATATCGGGGCAAAACGTTGCTACGACAAAGCGGGCTTTCAAGTGGTCGACAAAGAGCCAAAGTTCAAAGAATTCAATGGCAAAACCTGGCCTCTATATCAAATGGAATTAAAGCTCAGCTAG
- a CDS encoding HD domain-containing protein: MKEKFEDQLLDFAQREMTQDAAHDISHIKRVIKTAKALCVQEQAKLEVVLPAAYLHDCFTFPKNHPDRAQSSQVAADKAISFLKSIDYPASYLDEIHHAIVTHSYSANITPETLEAQIVQDADRLDSLGAIGIARCLYVGQSFNAELYNHEDPFATQRNLDDKHYSVDHFYVKLFKLAETMNTESAKLEANKRTDYMRGFLEQLGAEV, encoded by the coding sequence GTGAAGGAAAAGTTTGAAGACCAACTGCTTGATTTTGCACAACGAGAAATGACACAAGATGCCGCGCACGACATTAGCCACATTAAGCGCGTCATCAAAACCGCTAAGGCTTTGTGTGTACAAGAACAGGCTAAACTTGAAGTCGTTTTACCCGCCGCTTATCTTCATGATTGCTTCACCTTTCCTAAGAACCATCCAGACAGAGCCCAAAGCTCGCAAGTGGCAGCAGACAAAGCGATCTCTTTCCTCAAATCTATCGACTATCCCGCGTCCTATCTGGATGAGATCCATCATGCCATTGTCACGCACAGCTACAGCGCCAACATCACACCAGAAACCTTGGAAGCGCAAATAGTCCAAGATGCTGATCGCCTTGATTCTCTCGGTGCAATTGGTATTGCTCGCTGCCTGTACGTAGGTCAAAGCTTTAACGCTGAGCTTTACAACCACGAAGACCCGTTCGCGACGCAACGTAACTTGGATGACAAGCATTACAGCGTCGACCACTTCTACGTGAAGCTATTTAAGCTCGCTGAAACTATGAATACAGAATCCGCTAAGTTAGAAGCCAACAAGCGTACTGACTACATGCGTGGCTTTCTTGAGCAGTTGGGTGCGGAAGTTTAG
- a CDS encoding HAD family phosphatase — translation MNFQAAIFDMDGLLLDTERLCMQVFEEACHAQGVPFLQDVYLGIIGCNAKTIEQIFRNGYGENLDYPALNNEWRTRYSAIVKNQAIPVKDGVIELLEWLKSNDIPIAVATSTQLDIAKKKLELAGLDSYFTSLSTGCEVTHGKPHPEIYLLAAERLGVAPETCLAFEDSNNGIRASMAANMISFQIPDLVEPCDEVKALGHTISPSLHDVLAQLQQAAA, via the coding sequence ATGAATTTTCAAGCTGCTATTTTTGATATGGATGGACTGCTGCTCGACACCGAGCGACTTTGTATGCAGGTATTTGAAGAAGCATGTCACGCGCAAGGTGTTCCGTTTTTGCAGGATGTTTACCTAGGCATCATTGGCTGTAACGCAAAAACCATCGAACAGATTTTTCGAAATGGCTACGGTGAAAACCTAGACTACCCAGCTCTGAATAACGAATGGCGCACGCGCTACAGTGCGATTGTTAAAAACCAAGCAATCCCAGTAAAAGATGGCGTGATTGAGCTGCTTGAATGGCTAAAGTCGAATGACATTCCAATCGCGGTGGCAACTTCCACTCAGCTAGATATCGCAAAGAAGAAGCTTGAGCTAGCAGGCCTAGATTCTTACTTCACTTCACTAAGCACAGGCTGCGAAGTGACTCACGGCAAGCCTCACCCAGAGATTTACTTGCTGGCGGCTGAGCGCCTAGGTGTTGCGCCTGAAACTTGCTTGGCGTTTGAAGATTCAAACAATGGTATTCGCGCTTCTATGGCAGCCAACATGATCAGCTTCCAGATCCCTGATTTAGTAGAACCATGTGACGAAGTAAAAGCGCTTGGACACACCATCAGCCCTTCTCTGCATGATGTGCTAGCACAGCTTCAACAAGCTGCAGCTTAA
- a CDS encoding anaerobic C4-dicarboxylate transporter — MLYFEFLFLLVVLYIGSRYGGIGLGVVSGIGLVIEVFIFKMPPTSPPVTVMLIILAVVTCASILEAAGGLKYMLQVAERVLRKNPKRVTLIAPFVTYSMTFLLGTGHAVYSIMPIIGDVALKNGIRPERPMAAASVASQLAITASPISAAVVYYLAQLSDIQHSITLLSILLVTVPATLFGTLLLSLYSLKRGKELNDDPDYQERLKDPEWKKRIENTTATSLDEVLPSSARNAVLIFLLSIVVIVIVAMVPEIRTIVDGDKPIKMSVIIQMMMLCFGGIILLATKTDPRDVPNGVVFKSGMVAAIAIFGIAWMSDTYFQYAMPQFKSGIVEMVTNYPWTFALALFIVSVVVNSQAATARMMLPVGLGLGLDPALLIGLMPAVYGYFFIPNYPSDIATVNFDVSGTTKIGKWYFNHSFMSVGLIGVVGACCLGYALAQIFIA, encoded by the coding sequence ATGTTGTATTTTGAGTTTCTATTTTTACTTGTCGTTCTCTATATCGGTTCTCGATATGGCGGTATTGGTTTAGGGGTTGTTTCTGGTATTGGTTTGGTGATTGAGGTCTTTATCTTCAAGATGCCGCCAACATCGCCACCTGTCACCGTAATGCTGATCATTCTCGCGGTGGTAACCTGTGCTTCGATCCTCGAAGCGGCTGGTGGCTTAAAATACATGCTGCAAGTGGCGGAAAGGGTGCTAAGAAAGAATCCGAAACGCGTCACTCTGATAGCTCCGTTTGTGACTTATTCGATGACGTTCCTATTGGGTACTGGCCACGCGGTGTATTCAATTATGCCTATCATCGGTGATGTGGCATTGAAGAACGGGATTCGTCCTGAGCGCCCGATGGCAGCGGCTTCTGTTGCATCTCAACTTGCGATTACCGCATCGCCAATCTCGGCGGCTGTCGTTTATTACTTAGCGCAACTTTCAGATATTCAACACTCTATCACTTTGCTTTCGATTTTATTGGTGACGGTGCCTGCCACCTTGTTCGGTACGTTGTTACTTTCTTTGTACAGTTTGAAACGCGGTAAAGAACTGAACGATGATCCTGATTATCAAGAGCGCTTGAAAGATCCTGAGTGGAAAAAGCGTATTGAAAACACTACTGCAACGTCTTTGGATGAAGTGCTTCCAAGCTCAGCGCGTAATGCAGTCTTGATTTTCCTATTGTCGATTGTGGTGATTGTTATTGTGGCGATGGTGCCAGAGATCAGAACCATCGTAGACGGCGACAAGCCAATCAAGATGTCGGTGATCATCCAAATGATGATGCTCTGTTTCGGCGGTATCATCTTGCTGGCGACCAAAACTGACCCACGTGATGTGCCAAATGGTGTGGTATTCAAATCCGGTATGGTGGCAGCGATCGCTATCTTCGGTATCGCTTGGATGTCGGATACTTACTTCCAATACGCAATGCCTCAGTTCAAATCTGGCATCGTGGAAATGGTAACGAACTACCCATGGACGTTCGCACTGGCGCTATTCATCGTATCGGTTGTGGTGAACTCGCAAGCCGCAACGGCACGTATGATGTTACCTGTTGGCCTTGGTCTAGGTTTAGATCCAGCCTTGCTGATCGGTTTGATGCCAGCGGTGTACGGCTACTTCTTTATCCCGAACTACCCATCTGACATCGCAACCGTGAACTTCGATGTGTCTGGTACCACTAAGATTGGTAAGTGGTACTTCAACCACTCATTCATGTCGGTGGGTTTAATCGGTGTCGTCGGCGCATGTTGCTTAGGTTACGCACTGGCTCAGATTTTTATCGCTTAA
- a CDS encoding DUF4144 domain-containing protein → MIRWPSLVKLDGDDELIYVASENDFQAECSDMILGEDDYLIDSEGDSYALQSSANQLSLAKRPEQYSVESVTKLIRNHEFQKAEVCLMKIHFLTIEEAIQSLAFEPR, encoded by the coding sequence ATGATCCGTTGGCCATCTTTAGTAAAACTCGACGGCGATGATGAGCTTATTTACGTCGCATCCGAGAACGATTTTCAGGCAGAATGCTCAGACATGATCTTGGGTGAAGATGATTACCTCATCGATTCTGAAGGTGACAGCTACGCACTTCAATCGAGCGCAAATCAATTGTCTCTAGCAAAACGACCTGAGCAGTATTCAGTAGAAAGCGTGACTAAGCTGATACGAAATCATGAGTTCCAAAAAGCCGAAGTGTGCTTGATGAAGATTCACTTCCTAACGATTGAAGAAGCGATTCAGTCGCTGGCTTTTGAGCCACGGTAA